From the Leptospira biflexa serovar Patoc strain 'Patoc 1 (Paris)' genome, one window contains:
- a CDS encoding multiheme c-type cytochrome, which translates to MFRFKAFVFLLICNSFSCSESKILNPMSNGKFPLDISSNHWNSTKDCERCHKSISQSHQKSAHANAWKDPIFQIAFQKEPRQWCMNCHAPLHTFGPKFEFSKLIQSQPNKETWAEGVNCAVCHVRDNEIYGKHNRDDIKDHRVIRDEVFSNNSLCNNCHLFHFPQKHFPEVEYTNVIMQGTGSESDRLISKVTKTELCVNCHLKNNHKLNGTVFDLDWMDNWKVDVATTAKDKEHLVQLTLKFPKMGHKFPTGDLFRSLVFRIFDKNQNVISEYRFERKMRLVDLYEIRDTRLSPNSDTKFTKSFLVKEIPDQCELVYHLQLPIEHELIGHLSEFGLKRKIFRDNCFKKTNKM; encoded by the coding sequence TTGTTTCGCTTTAAAGCGTTTGTATTTTTACTGATCTGCAATTCATTTAGTTGCAGTGAATCTAAAATACTAAATCCAATGTCCAATGGAAAATTTCCGTTGGACATTTCATCCAATCATTGGAATTCCACGAAGGATTGTGAACGTTGCCACAAATCCATCAGCCAATCCCATCAAAAATCAGCACATGCCAACGCTTGGAAAGATCCAATTTTCCAAATAGCGTTTCAAAAAGAACCTAGACAATGGTGTATGAATTGCCATGCCCCACTTCATACTTTTGGACCCAAATTTGAATTCTCAAAGCTAATACAGTCACAACCAAACAAGGAAACCTGGGCCGAAGGTGTTAACTGTGCCGTTTGCCATGTGAGGGACAATGAAATTTATGGGAAACACAATCGAGATGATATCAAAGACCACCGTGTGATTCGAGATGAAGTATTTTCGAATAACTCATTGTGTAACAATTGCCATCTCTTCCATTTCCCACAAAAACATTTTCCTGAAGTAGAATATACGAATGTAATCATGCAAGGAACGGGATCTGAATCGGATAGGTTGATCTCAAAAGTAACAAAAACCGAGCTTTGTGTCAATTGTCACCTTAAAAACAATCATAAACTCAATGGTACCGTTTTTGATTTGGATTGGATGGATAATTGGAAAGTAGATGTTGCTACAACCGCAAAGGACAAAGAACATTTAGTCCAGTTAACCTTGAAATTCCCTAAAATGGGACACAAATTTCCCACAGGTGATTTATTTCGCTCTCTGGTGTTTCGAATTTTTGATAAAAATCAGAATGTGATCTCTGAATATCGTTTTGAAAGAAAAATGCGTTTGGTCGATTTGTATGAAATCCGTGATACACGGTTATCCCCAAATTCGGATACAAAGTTTACGAAGTCCTTCTTAGTGAAAGAGATACCTGATCAATGTGAATTGGTTTACCATCTCCAATTACCTATCGAGCATGAGCTCATTGGACATTTAAGTGAGTTTGGCCTCAAACGTAAGATTTTTCGCGACAATTGTTTTAAAAAAACGAATAAAATGTAG
- a CDS encoding NAD(P)H-dependent oxidoreductase, translating to MNQNILVVLGHPNPNSYCAQLAETYSEAAKKSGDSVTLLKIGELNFDYNLNHGYSKDKKQELEPDIIKSQMLIQNADHLVFVYPSWWASMPAMLKAWIDRVFLPGFAFSYQKHSPFPKQLLKGKTARILITMDAPTWYYKWFNRSPGVQLLKHGTLEFCGIKPVKVTYFDQIRFRKQNTLDKWIKKSERMGSRGE from the coding sequence TTGAATCAAAACATTTTAGTAGTTCTTGGACATCCCAATCCTAATTCTTATTGTGCCCAATTAGCAGAAACATATTCTGAAGCAGCGAAAAAATCTGGTGATAGTGTTACCTTATTAAAGATAGGTGAACTAAATTTTGATTATAATTTAAACCATGGATATTCAAAAGATAAAAAACAAGAGTTAGAACCAGACATCATAAAAAGTCAGATGTTAATCCAAAATGCAGATCATTTAGTTTTTGTTTATCCTAGTTGGTGGGCAAGTATGCCTGCTATGTTAAAGGCATGGATAGACAGGGTCTTTTTACCTGGATTTGCTTTTTCGTATCAAAAACATTCCCCATTTCCAAAACAACTACTCAAAGGGAAAACGGCACGTATACTCATCACAATGGATGCTCCTACCTGGTATTACAAATGGTTCAATCGAAGTCCAGGGGTTCAGTTATTAAAACATGGAACCTTAGAGTTCTGCGGAATCAAACCTGTGAAGGTAACTTATTTTGACCAAATTCGATTTCGTAAACAAAATACCTTAGATAAGTGGATCAAAAAATCAGAACGAATGGGCTCTCGAGGTGAATGA
- a CDS encoding alpha/beta fold hydrolase, translated as MLGKFKNANSFKESGSYFDYKGRSIFYGTIGKGETLLLLHGYPFNSYDWNWVLEDFSNHFNLVYLDFLGMGFSEKPKNHKYSFEEYVDIINSLMKELNIKEVQILAHDLAVSVVQEMLATDQNLNFKIKSVAFMNGGLFTDVYKPRLIQRLLSQTPNIVGKFISKKMSRRSVESSLQKVFGPNTQPNEILLEEYWNILNYNDGKNIAYLIGRLVFEKVHYQTRWIQAQKNTNIPFCYICGPFDPNSGTHMAIRFKKEYPFAPVFYLSSFIGHWPQIEAPAEVVSAYLQFQKEIISNPS; from the coding sequence ATGTTGGGGAAATTCAAAAATGCAAATTCATTTAAAGAATCGGGAAGTTATTTTGATTACAAAGGTCGTTCCATCTTCTACGGAACAATAGGGAAAGGTGAGACTTTACTTTTGTTACATGGTTATCCTTTTAATAGTTATGACTGGAATTGGGTTTTGGAAGATTTTTCGAATCATTTCAATTTGGTATATCTCGATTTTTTAGGGATGGGATTTTCAGAAAAACCAAAAAATCATAAGTATTCATTTGAGGAATATGTTGATATCATCAATTCTCTAATGAAAGAGTTAAACATAAAAGAAGTTCAAATTTTAGCCCATGATTTGGCGGTGAGTGTCGTACAAGAAATGTTGGCTACGGATCAAAATTTAAACTTTAAAATTAAGTCCGTAGCGTTTATGAATGGAGGATTGTTTACAGACGTTTACAAACCAAGGTTGATCCAAAGGTTACTATCACAAACACCAAATATTGTTGGGAAATTTATTAGTAAAAAAATGAGTCGTAGATCGGTAGAGAGTTCTCTCCAAAAAGTATTCGGTCCCAATACACAACCGAATGAAATATTATTAGAGGAATATTGGAATATTCTAAATTATAATGATGGTAAAAATATTGCCTATTTGATTGGTCGTTTGGTATTTGAGAAAGTGCATTACCAAACTAGATGGATCCAAGCGCAAAAAAATACGAATATTCCTTTTTGTTATATTTGTGGGCCATTTGATCCAAATTCTGGAACTCATATGGCAATTCGTTTTAAAAAAGAATATCCATTTGCCCCCGTGTTTTATTTATCTAGTTTCATAGGGCACTGGCCTCAAATTGAGGCGCCTGCGGAAGTGGTTTCCGCCTATCTACAATTCCAGAAGGAGATAATTTCGAATCCCAGTTAA